The Candidatus Methylomirabilota bacterium genome contains the following window.
CCGGCATCGTCAAGACCGTCGGGACGACAGTGATCGTGATCATCGCCACGATGATGGGACTTCGGGAATTCGGGTTGGACATCACGCCCATCATTGCCGGCGCGGGTGTGGTGGGGCTGGCCGTCGGCTTCGGCGCGCAGAGTCTGATCAAGGATGTCATCGCCGGCTTCTTCATTATCCTCGAGGGGCAGTTTGCGGTAGGCGACGTCATTAAGACGGGCGAGATCAGCGGTTCGGTGGAGCGGCTCAGTTTGCGGGCAACCATCCTGCGAGATTTCAGCAGCGGCGCGGTACACTTTATCCCCAATAGCGAACTCAAGGTCGTCTCGAACCTGACGAAGGAGTGGTCACGGGTGGCACTAGATATCGGCGTCGCCTACGACGAGAATATTGACTGGGTCATCGAGGTGCTGCAACGGACCGGTCAGGAGCTGGCAAGGGATGAACGGATGGGCCCGCTGATCCTCGAGCCGCCGGAAGTTCTCGGCATTGAGTCGTTCGGCGAGTCTCAAGTCATCATCAAGGTGCTGGTCAAGACGCTCCCTCAGCGACAATGGGAGGTGGCTCGGGAGTTCAGAAGGCGGATTAAAGCGACCTTCGAAAAGGAGGGGATCGAGATACCCTATCCTACGCGGGTACATCTGACACGGATCGAGAGCCTGCCTCTGGAAGAGCAGCTATAAGCTGTCAGCTATTAGCCGATGGCTGTTTTTAAGCATCTTGACTCCCGCTTCAGCCCGGCGGTAGGATAATAAGATAACACTATAGTTGCTTGGCTGCTCCCGTGGGTGGGGGGAGACCCCGATGCAAGACGAGACAGTCCCGAAAACCCTTGAGGCGTATCGTAAGGCCGTTGATCTCGACCCTGAGAATGTCCAGGCGCGGTATCAGCTTGCGCTGCAGTATCTCCGGGCGAGGCGGGTGAAAGAGGCGATTGCCGAGATGCAACGGGTGATCATCCTGGATCCCAAGCATCTCGAGGCTCAGTTCCAACTCAGCCTCTGGTATTACAGGCGGTGTATGTTTCACGCCGCCATCGAAGCCGCCAAGAAGGTCTTGGCGCTGGATCCGGCCAACCCGTGGGCCTACTACCGGATGGCCAGATCCTATTTCCATCTGGGTAAGTTGGACTTGGCCATACAGAGTTTCGGCAAGGTGTTGGAAGCGGACCCCTCGCATATCATTGTACATTACCATCTTGGCATCATCTATGAACGAAAACGGCAGTGGCATGACGCAATCCGAGAATTTTCACTGGTGGTGTCCGAGAATCCTGAGGATGCCTCCTCCCACTTCCACCTGGGACTTGCCTACAAGCGGCTGGGAATGAGCGACCTGTCCATCGGCGAGTTCATGGCGGCCCTGAACCTCGACGGCGAAGACAGCGCATCGCTCGAACAGTTGCACACCCTCCAAGGGTAATCTGCGGTCATCCCTAACCCGGACTCACACGATTGGCACTCCTGAGACCATTCAGTCGGCAGTCGAGGAACTATCTAACGCTGACTCGGGAAACAACGGGCCAGGGTGATGCCGTGAGCGCTGCGCCGGAGGAGCCGTTCGAAGAGCCGGTGAAACTTCCCGTCGAGGATGTCCTCGATCTGCACACTTTTGCGCCGAAGGAGATCGCTTCGGTCGTCGAGGAGTATCTGTGGCAGTGCCATCAGGCCGGAATGTCGCAAGTGCGGCTGATTCACGGGAAGGGCACAGGCACGCAGCGGGCGATTGTCCGTCGGCTCCTGATGAACCATCCCGATGTTCTATCCTTTGCCGATGCCCCAACCGAGGCCGGGGGATGGGGAGCGACTGTGGTCCGCCTCAAGTAGGGGCGAAATATGTTTCGCCCCTACGGTTTCGTCTAGCGCAGGTTTTCGTAGAAGCGTGCGAAGAGGATCCGGGCCCACCGATTGAGCTCGTCGATCCTGGCTGGAAGCTGCTCAAGGATCGCACCAGGCCGGATATAGTCCTTGACTCCATCGAGCTCCTGCGTGAAAGTCCTCACCCACTCAGAGACCATCGATGCAGTGACCTCGAGGTGAAATAGCAGGCCATAGACGTGGCGGCCGATCGAGAAGGCCTGGCACTCATAGAGCGTTGATCTGGCAAGGTTGACTGCCCCGGGCGGTGTGTCGAAATACTCGCCATGCCACTCGAACACCTCAATCGACTCTGGAAACCCGCCGAATAGCCGATCATGCCGCGCCGCCATAGTGAGGTGAACCGGGTACCAGCCGATCTCCTTGCGCGGCCCCCGGCGGATCGTTCCGCCGGCCGCTTTGGCAATGAGTTGTGACCCGAGGCAGATACCCAATGTGGGGAAATCGAGTTCCATCGCCTCTTTCAGGAGCCGATCCTCTGTCCTTAACCACGGGTAATCCGCTTCGTCGTTCACACTCATTGGCCCGCCCATGACCAGGAGCCCGGAAAACGGCAACAGGTCGTCCGGCACCCGGTCGCCGTCGTACAGCCTCACCGTCTCCACGGGACGTTGCTGCGCCTGCAGTAGGTCAAGGAAGATGCCAGGAGTCTCACACCCGATGTGCTGGAAGACCAAGAGTGGTTTCATTGCAAAGGGTCTCCATCGCGGAAGGAGTGACCTGCAGGATCTCCGCTATATTTACCGCTTGCCCTCAGCCAGTCGAAGGGCAATGTTGCCAACATGCTCCATGCGTGGTTCGACAGGCCTGAGCATAGGCCCGTCTCCGTCCAACTCGGCAGCGGGATTCTCGCCAAGCCTCATCGGGTTCACGTGGTTGTTAGTGCTCACGATACTGATCAGCAGCGATACGAAGCGCACGTGCCGCTTCGTGGAGGGCCTTATCCTGCGTCCACAGGCGACAGGACGAAAGGAAAGCACCGCCGAGCAGGTGGACATCTACCCAGCCCAAACCACGGCCGGAGAGCTGGTGCTGATCCACGAAACGGAGAAGCTCGTCGTGCTCTGTCACCCGCGCTTGTGGCAGGGCCGCCAACAGGCCGAGGATCTCCCGCCGGTTTCGTAAATGCCCACATGCGAGCTCGCCGATCACGAAGGGGTGGCACACCACATGCCCCTCGTGGAGCAATTCAACGAGCTGCGCCCGGCCTCGGGCCAGATGGTCAACCCACACGGAGGTGTCGACGAGGATCATCAGGCCGCTGAGCGGCGACGGCGGACCGAGCGAAGCGAGCTCTCGGTCCCGCCCAGCTTGGCCAGACGACGAGCACTCTCCAGCGCAATCAGGGCCTCTAGCCCACGCCGGATCAAGGCGGTCTTCTCGCTGATCCCGGTCAACTGCTCAGCCCTCTTCAGGAGTGAGTCATCGATATTGAGTGTGGTTCTCATATGCATCAGTATGCATTAGCCATGCATACTTGTCAAGACCTCGGATAGCGCTAACACGTTTGAGCTCAAGGGCTGCCGGTGCCCGAAGGGCAGAGGGAACCAACAAGCGCCGCTTGTTGGCGGTCCCCTGAAACGAAGGGTTAGGCATGGCGCTCATTACGGCTGGAATTCTCGGAGACCATCCCGGTGAGTTCTTCAATTGATAGAGGAGCATCGCGCCTTCGATGGACCATTCGATGGCAATTGGAGCAGAGCACGGTCAAGTCGTCTTTGGGATTGATGGTAGATGGCTCAGGAAGGGTGGAGATTGGAACGACGTGATGAACTTCAATATAGTTCTTCCCGTGCGCTCCGTATGCAGCCTCAAAATTGAAATCACAGGCTTTGCATGTTGTTCCGTAGATTTTAATTGCAGCCACGCGAAGTTTAAGCTTGCGCTCGAAATATGAAACGAGGCGTGCTTTTCTCGGGCCTGCTATACCGCTTTCCTCTTCCTGCAATCCATCCAAATCAGCAGCAACCTGCTTCCGAAGGGAATGGTCGTCGAAGAACTCGCGGATTCTGGAGATGTCGTCCGAGTGAGTTGTATTCTCCTCAAGTGCAAGTTGTAGTTTGGTTGACCTCGAATCGAGCCAGTCGAACAGAGCGTGGTCAAACTCCGAGGTTCCGTTAATTGCCGGGCGCAATTGCCGACGGAACTTGTCGGAAACGGTCGAATGTGACGCAATGCCTTCTTTCTCAAGTCCCTGACATTTTCCCCCGACATCTGGGGCCTGTAGTGGCCGGCAACATCGCGAAGAACTTCCATGATCTCGTTGATTCGATCACTCATCGTACCTCCCCTTGCTGCCGAACTACTGATTAGCCTAGTCAGGCTATCAGTATTAGGTTGGTCGGCCTATTACATCCTTGGAGCTCCAACGATTGCCGCGATTGTCTAGCCGTTCCAGGGAGTTGTCAAGGGTTTCCATAGAAAACGCGCCTACGTTGGTCCTTGTCACAGGAGGAGGTCATCATGCCGGCCCGTCACCCCGGCGAAAGCCGGGGTCCAGGGCTGGATTCCGGCTTACGCCGGAATGACGAACGGTTGCGGACTCACGGAGAAGCTGGGAGAATCCTTGCCGAAGGTAAGTCTTTTGGGTGCGCCGTGGTGCGGCACTACCGCATGAAGTTTCACTTGCCTTTCAAGCGGCGCCCCACGAGCTCTTTGCGTGCAAGCGGAAATCGATTGCCGATCACAGAGAACGTGCTAGGATGAGCTACTGGAGGAATTATGAAAACTAAAAGCAACGCGATGGCACAACCGCCGGTGAGGGGCGTCCTCATCCATTACCACGAGATTGCACTCAAAGGGAAAAACCGGAGCTTCTTTCTGAAGCAGCTTGAGGCTAATCTCCTGGCGGCCACGCGTGATCTCGACTGTGGCCCGCTCCGGCGACCCGCCGGTCGGCTATTCCTGGAGTTGCGGGAGGAGAGTTCGTGGGAGGTCTTGCGGCAGCGGTTGAGCCGAGTCTTCGGAATTGCGAATTTCGCCCCCGCCTTCACGATGGCGCCCAACCTGGAGTTGCTCGCACAACGGATCGAAGAGGAGGTCTGCAACCGCTCATTTCGCAGCTTTCGCGTGGCGGCCCGTCGTGCCTTCAAGACCTTTCCGCAGACCTCCCAGGAGATCAACGAGATGATCGGGGCCAGAGTGCAGCGTATCCATGGCGCCGACGTCGATCTCACCAATCCGGACCTGACCATCTACATCGAGTTGCTCCCCGCAGAGGCTTTTGTCTACTTCGAGAAGCTCTTGGGCCCCGGAGGCCTGCCGGTGGGGACCGGCGGGACCCTTGCGTGTCTGCTGTCAGGCGGGATCGACTCCCCGGTTGCGGCTCATCGGATGATGAAGCGGGGCTGCCGTATCGTCTTTGTCCACTTCCATAGCCAGCCGTTCGCCGACCGAACCTCACAGGAAAAAGCAATCGAGCTGGTACGCCTTCTCACCCGGTACCAGTTTACCTCTCGCCTCTACCTGGTACCCTTCGGCGAAATCCAGCAGGAGGTCGTTGCTCGCGTCACGGGACGCTTGAGGGTCCTTGTGTATCGACGGCTGATGTTGCGAATCGCCGAACAGATCGCTCAAAAGGAAGGCGCCCAAGCCCTGGTGACCGGTGAGAGTCTCGGTCAGGTGTCGTCACAAACCGTTGAAAACATCGCGACCATTGAACAGGCATCCACCCTGCCGATTCTGCGGCCATTGATCGGCATGGATAAGGACGAGATCACGCAGCAGGCGCAGCAGATCGGCAGCTACGATGTCTCGGTCATCCCCGACCAGGACTGCTGCTCGATGTTCACGCCCAGGCAGGCGGCGACACATACGACTCACCACGAGATCGAATTCGCTGAGCGCCCTCTTGACCTGGACCGACTCACAGCGAAGGCGCGCGCTGCTGCGCACTCCGTCGAGCTGTCGTTTCCCGTCTGAGGCCTGATCTCAGTCCCTCTCTCCGGTTCAGGCGCCTTACTTCTTCGGCTGGTACTTCGGGACAGCCACTGAGCGGATAAAGGCGACGATCTCCTTGATCTCCTTCTCGTTCAGCATACTGCCGTACCCGGTCATCAGCGGACTCAACTTCTCGGCCGCGCTACCATTCTTGATGACATTGATCACTTGCGCGTCGGTTCTGGTATTCATGTACTTGCCGTCCGTAAAGTTCCGCGGCTTGGGATTTAAAGAAGCGGCTGCCAACCCGTCCCCCTTACCTGCTGGACCATGACACGGAACACAAAAGGTCGTATACTTCTCCGGAGCCTTGGGATCGGTATTGGCCGACGCGGCTGTCCAGGCTCCTGCAGAGCCCACGACCAAAACGGTCAGCAGGGTCACTTGAATGGTCGCTTTTCTCACCGTCAATTCCTCCTGTGAAGTGGTTTCCGCTTATCGTATACAGTGAGTAACCAACACTAGATACAAGTTACACTACAAATTGTCCTTGCAAAAAGAACAACGAAGAAGAGGTTAACCTCGCCGAGCACCCCCTTGACCTGGACCGGCTCGTGGCGCGGGTGCACCTGCTGCATACTCCCTTGAACTGCCGTTTCCCGGTTAACTAGGCTACCTGACTTTCAGCAATCAGCGCTCAACCGGCTGAAAGCTGGACGCTGAAGGGTTGCCTAGTACTTCTTTAGCTGGTACTCCGGGATGGCTAGTGAGCGGATAAAGGTGACGATCTCCATGACCTCCTCGTCAGAAAGCTGACCCGCCCACGTTGGCATGAACGAGCTCAGGCCGACCGCCGCGCCGCCTTCTTTGATGGCCTTGATCAACTGCGCGTCAGCCTTGGCATTCATTAACTCGCCGTCCGTAAAGTTTCGCGGCTTGGGATTCAGAGCAGCGGCTGCCGGCCCGTCCCCTCGACCCGCTGGACCATGACACGGAGCACAGAGGATCGTAAACTTCTCCGGAGCCTTGAGCTCGGCGGCGGCCGACGCGGCTGTCCAGGCCCCTGCAGAGCCCACGACCAAAGCGGTCAGCAGGGTCACTTGAATAGTCGCTTTTCTCCCCATCGATTCTTCCTGTGAAGTCGTTCCCGCTCCGCTCATGTAAAGAGTACCAGACATTTTTTACATGTTGCACCCCGGATTATCCTCTGTCAAGAGGAAGTTAATCCCCAGTAGCGCAGATCGCGCAATACGACAATGCTCGCTTCTGCCGGCTATCGGTAAAAGTTGTTAAAGAGGACGGTGTTGCGAGCGTTGAGTCGGAGTCGTTACGAAATGACTGCTGGGAAGCGAGTGCGGATAACAGCCCTATTCAATGAGGTTGAGGAAGGCAACAGACCGAAGTCGTTTGCCGAAGAAGTGGGTAATGCACACTCGCAAGATCTCTTGAAGGTTGGTAATGTGGGGATCGGCCAGAGGCGAAGCGAGTGACTGTTCGAGTCCGCCATGCAGAACCGAGCGCAGGAATTCTACTGATTCCGAAGAGATGGGTAAATGGTCCGGCGCCCGTGAGAGGCACCTGGAGCAGACCAGCCCACCTCGGATCGGGCTGATAGCGAGTTGAGTACCGTGCTCCAGCACAGACCGGCACACCAGGCAGCGATAGAGCTCCAGGAGATATCCGACAATTCTGAGGAGGCGGATCTCAAATGATCTGAGAAGGCGCGGTTCATCATGTAAGACGAGTAGCGTAAGGGCATCTAAAAGCAAGAGAAAGATCTCCTCGTTTGACTCCCCCTCCTCGACGGACGCGCCCGCCAACTCCACAAGGTAGGCCCCCCGGCTTAGCCTCCCCAGATCGTTTTTGAGCCCGGCAAACGGCTCAATAACGGAGAACTCGTTGATCTTGTGGAGAGTCCGGTTGGGCCATTCGAAGAAGACGAGCTGGCCGAGCGTGAACAGCTCGAGGGTTCCGCCATATCGGCTGCGAACCCGCCTTGCGCCTTTCGCCACCGCCCGAATCTTTCCCAGCCGTCGCGTAAAAAACGGAATAATCCGGTCTGCCTCGCCAAGATTGTGTCCGCCGACCACAATCGCTTCGGTTGTCTGTAGCGGCATGGTCCTGTTACGGTTGCAGGTAACCGAGCCGTTTTAGCGACTCATCATCCTTCTGCCAGTCGCTGCGCACCTTGACCCACAGCTTCAGGAAGACCTGGGTGCCGAGCAGCTTCTCAATCTCCGGCCTGGCCGATTCCCCGATTTTTTTCAGCATGGTCCCCCCGCGCCCAATAATAATCGCTTTCTGCGAGTCCTTCTCGACATAAATGGTCGCCTCAACGTCGGTGAGTGCCCGCCCTTCCCGCACTCTGACCTTTTCTACCAACACGGCCACCGCATACGGCACCTCCTGATAGACCGAGCGGAAGACCCGCTCGCGGATCAGCTCGGCAATGACAAACCGCTCAGGTTGGTCGGTCAACTGATCAAGGGGATACAGCGGCGGCCCCTCCGGGAGGTGTTGGACCAGCAGCGACTCGAGGAGCCCAACGTTGTCGCCTTTAGTGGCGGAGATCGGAACGATCTCGGCAAACGGCAGCAGTGTTCGGAAGCGATCGATCGTGGGCAACAGACTTTCTTTCCCAACGAGATCGACCTTGTTGACGGCGAGCAGGATCGGAGACGTGACGCGCTTCAGAATCTCCAGGATCAGCTTGTCGCCCTGGGAGAGCGAATCGGGGGCCTCCACGATCCAGAGGATCAGGTCTGCCCCCTCCAGGCTGTTCGTAGCCGTTTTGACCATCAGCCGGTGGAAATAGCCGCCGGATTTATCAATCCCGGGCGTATCCAGGAAGATTAATTGCGCTCCAGGCAGGCTCTTGATCCCCATGACTTTGGTCCTCGTCGTCTGCGGCCTGGGAGAGACGATCGATACCTTCTGTCCCAACAGGCGGTTCATGAGGGTCGATTTGCCCACGTTGGGGCGTCCAATGATTGCCACGAAGCCGGATTTATAGCTGTTCACATCACACCTGGTGATTCGCGACATCGAACCGATGATCATCTTTGCCTGGACCTGGTTCACTGGAAGGGTTCCGTCCGGGCCGGCGCGGCAAGAGCGCAGTGACAATGGTTCCTCCCAGTCCGATGGCGGTCGCCGCCAGCATGGCCGACTTCGCTGAAAGCGGACTTGCGATGAAGGCGTCGAACAGAGGAGGCGCAAGAATGATGATACCGACAACAGCCGAGACCAACGCAGCAATCAGGACTGCGCCGGCAGCGATATCCTTTGCCCGTCTGGCGATCGGGTGAAGATCGGGCGATACAAGGTCCACGGTCAACTCCACCGCAGTATTCAGAAGCTCAGTGATGACGACCAACGCAATGGCCATGAGCAGCAGTACGAGATCGATATACGGCAACCCCAGCAGCAGCCCGAATAGCGCGACGAGGCCGGTCACGATGATGTGGATGCGCAGGTGGCGTTGCGTTGAGATCGCATCTTCGATTCCCTTTAGCGCACAGCGAAACGGATATAACGACCACACAACGCTTATCTGCCTTCTGCTTCGACGAACGGGAGGCCGAACCGTCTCTCGAGGCGTTTCATTCGCCTCGCCTCTACCGGCGTCTGATGGTCGTAGCCGAGGAGGTGGAGGAGACCATGGATCAGGAGCGCGACCAACTCCTCTTGAAGAGTGTGACCCGCCGCTCCGGCCTGTCGATCGGCTGTTTCGGCCGAGATCACCACATCCCCCAGTAGATGCGGCGAAAGCGCCGCAAATGGCCCCTCGCGCATCGGAAATGACAGGACGTCCGTACTGTGAGCCTTCCCTCGATACTGCCGGTTCAGGCGGGTCATAGCCCGGTCGCCCACCAGCAACAGCCCGCACTCGGCCTCGTTAGCCCCTGCTTTCATGAGGATGGTATCCCCGACCTTTTTTAGAAATCTCGTGTCGAGCTTGATCTTCCTTTGCCGGTTTGTGACCTGTATCGCCATTCGCTCCCCTTTTGCCGGCGAACTCCTCAAAGGCAAACCCTGGATACTCCACCCGTCGGTGGTAGATGCCGCACAGAATCCGAACGAAGTTCTCCTCAATGAGGCGGAGTTCGCTGAAGGTCAGCTCGCATTCGCGGAGTTGCCCATCCGCGAAAATCGCATTAACAATCTTCGCAACCAGCGCCTGAAACCGCCCGGGCGTCCGTTCGGTGAGGGTCCGCGATGCAGCCTCAACGGCGTCGGCCAGCATCAGGATCGCCGCCTCTTTGGTTTGGGGTTTGGGCCCGGGATATCGGAACTTTTCTTCCTGAACCTCGCCCTGGTCGCTTTCTTCTGCGCCCTTGGCCTTGTGATAAAAGAAGAGAATGAGCCTGGTGCCGTGGTGCTGCGGGATCATCTCCAACACCGCCGGTGGCAGGCCATAGGCCCTGCCTAACTCAATACCCGCCTTCACGTGTGATACGATCACCAAACTGCTGAGGCTCGGACCAAGCTTTTCATGCCGATTCCTGACATTCTGTTGATTTTCGATGAAGTATGAAGGCTTGGTGATCTTCCCGATGTCGTGGTAGTACGCGCCCACCCGGCACAGCATGCTATTCGCGCCGATCGCCTCCGCGGCCGCCTCGGCCAGGGTGCCCACCATGATGCTGTGATGGTAGGTACCGGGGGCCTTGAGTATCATCTGTTTCAGGAGCGGATGGTTCAGGTTGCACAGTTCCAGCAATCGAAAATCGGTGGCCACCTCGAACAGGTATTCGAATAGTGGGAGCAGGCCGAGCGACAGAATTGCAACGACCAGCCCGCCGACCAGGCCGCATAGCAGGTGAAAGCCAAGCCGCTCCGTAGACCCGGAGAGCAACGACCATGCGAGAACGGAGTATAGGTTGGCCAGCCCGACAGCTACCCCGGCCTTGAGCAGGATCGCTCGATCTTTCCGACCAACGAGGGCGAAGATTGCGGCAAGGCTGCTCACAAGGCTGTATAGGAAGAAGCGGAATCCGTTAGTCGCCAAGAGAGCGGTAAGAATGCTGATGGCGAGGGCGCCGGCAAAGGCCAGGCGGCTGTTGAAAAGGATCGCCAGCAGCAGGCCTCCAAGGG
Protein-coding sequences here:
- a CDS encoding diacylglycerol kinase family protein, which produces MSVVWSLYPFRCALKGIEDAISTQRHLRIHIIVTGLVALFGLLLGLPYIDLVLLLMAIALVVITELLNTAVELTVDLVSPDLHPIARRAKDIAAGAVLIAALVSAVVGIIILAPPLFDAFIASPLSAKSAMLAATAIGLGGTIVTALLPRRPGRNPSSEPGPGKDDHRFDVANHQV
- the thiI gene encoding tRNA 4-thiouridine(8) synthase ThiI, whose translation is MKTKSNAMAQPPVRGVLIHYHEIALKGKNRSFFLKQLEANLLAATRDLDCGPLRRPAGRLFLELREESSWEVLRQRLSRVFGIANFAPAFTMAPNLELLAQRIEEEVCNRSFRSFRVAARRAFKTFPQTSQEINEMIGARVQRIHGADVDLTNPDLTIYIELLPAEAFVYFEKLLGPGGLPVGTGGTLACLLSGGIDSPVAAHRMMKRGCRIVFVHFHSQPFADRTSQEKAIELVRLLTRYQFTSRLYLVPFGEIQQEVVARVTGRLRVLVYRRLMLRIAEQIAQKEGAQALVTGESLGQVSSQTVENIATIEQASTLPILRPLIGMDKDEITQQAQQIGSYDVSVIPDQDCCSMFTPRQAATHTTHHEIEFAERPLDLDRLTAKARAAAHSVELSFPV
- a CDS encoding Smr/MutS family protein, whose product is MSAAPEEPFEEPVKLPVEDVLDLHTFAPKEIASVVEEYLWQCHQAGMSQVRLIHGKGTGTQRAIVRRLLMNHPDVLSFADAPTEAGGWGATVVRLK
- a CDS encoding mechanosensitive ion channel family protein; translation: MNAGAPEEFLHWLRTGGVRLVIIITGSLALVRLLKLASDQVVRAVTEEGTDQASEREKRALTLAGIVKTVGTTVIVIIATMMGLREFGLDITPIIAGAGVVGLAVGFGAQSLIKDVIAGFFIILEGQFAVGDVIKTGEISGSVERLSLRATILRDFSSGAVHFIPNSELKVVSNLTKEWSRVALDIGVAYDENIDWVIEVLQRTGQELARDERMGPLILEPPEVLGIESFGESQVIIKVLVKTLPQRQWEVAREFRRRIKATFEKEGIEIPYPTRVHLTRIESLPLEEQL
- the recO gene encoding DNA repair protein RecO: MPLQTTEAIVVGGHNLGEADRIIPFFTRRLGKIRAVAKGARRVRSRYGGTLELFTLGQLVFFEWPNRTLHKINEFSVIEPFAGLKNDLGRLSRGAYLVELAGASVEEGESNEEIFLLLLDALTLLVLHDEPRLLRSFEIRLLRIVGYLLELYRCLVCRSVLEHGTQLAISPIRGGLVCSRCLSRAPDHLPISSESVEFLRSVLHGGLEQSLASPLADPHITNLQEILRVCITHFFGKRLRSVAFLNLIE
- a CDS encoding HNH endonuclease — protein: MRPAINGTSEFDHALFDWLDSRSTKLQLALEENTTHSDDISRIREFFDDHSLRKQVAADLDGLQEEESGIAGPRKARLVSYFERKLKLRVAAIKIYGTTCKACDFNFEAAYGAHGKNYIEVHHVVPISTLPEPSTINPKDDLTVLCSNCHRMVHRRRDAPLSIEELTGMVSENSSRNERHA
- a CDS encoding type II toxin-antitoxin system VapB family antitoxin, whose product is MRTTLNIDDSLLKRAEQLTGISEKTALIRRGLEALIALESARRLAKLGGTESSLRSVRRRRSAA
- a CDS encoding cytochrome c, which codes for MRKATIQVTLLTVLVVGSAGAWTAASANTDPKAPEKYTTFCVPCHGPAGKGDGLAAASLNPKPRNFTDGKYMNTRTDAQVINVIKNGSAAEKLSPLMTGYGSMLNEKEIKEIVAFIRSVAVPKYQPKK
- the era gene encoding GTPase Era, giving the protein MSRITRCDVNSYKSGFVAIIGRPNVGKSTLMNRLLGQKVSIVSPRPQTTRTKVMGIKSLPGAQLIFLDTPGIDKSGGYFHRLMVKTATNSLEGADLILWIVEAPDSLSQGDKLILEILKRVTSPILLAVNKVDLVGKESLLPTIDRFRTLLPFAEIVPISATKGDNVGLLESLLVQHLPEGPPLYPLDQLTDQPERFVIAELIRERVFRSVYQEVPYAVAVLVEKVRVREGRALTDVEATIYVEKDSQKAIIIGRGGTMLKKIGESARPEIEKLLGTQVFLKLWVKVRSDWQKDDESLKRLGYLQP
- a CDS encoding cytochrome c, encoding MGRKATIQVTLLTALVVGSAGAWTAASAAAELKAPEKFTILCAPCHGPAGRGDGPAAAALNPKPRNFTDGELMNAKADAQLIKAIKEGGAAVGLSSFMPTWAGQLSDEEVMEIVTFIRSLAIPEYQLKKY
- a CDS encoding HDIG domain-containing protein; protein product: MAPYRNGSSTIAGVQSPVARRLLSAPRVVSSWFHWATRGLEHHPGALYTLCGLAVLAIILVIASSPTLQAGILTLLGICLLVGFLLGNLYLYIWTLQPKPLRQPKSLFLLTSVILLTVAITRLFYFFLPSVHQTLPNVPASALEYSIPVALGGLLLAILFNSRLAFAGALAISILTALLATNGFRFFLYSLVSSLAAIFALVGRKDRAILLKAGVAVGLANLYSVLAWSLLSGSTERLGFHLLCGLVGGLVVAILSLGLLPLFEYLFEVATDFRLLELCNLNHPLLKQMILKAPGTYHHSIMVGTLAEAAAEAIGANSMLCRVGAYYHDIGKITKPSYFIENQQNVRNRHEKLGPSLSSLVIVSHVKAGIELGRAYGLPPAVLEMIPQHHGTRLILFFYHKAKGAEESDQGEVQEEKFRYPGPKPQTKEAAILMLADAVEAASRTLTERTPGRFQALVAKIVNAIFADGQLRECELTFSELRLIEENFVRILCGIYHRRVEYPGFAFEEFAGKRGANGDTGHKPAKEDQARHEISKKGRGYHPHESRG
- a CDS encoding tetratricopeptide repeat protein, translating into MQDETVPKTLEAYRKAVDLDPENVQARYQLALQYLRARRVKEAIAEMQRVIILDPKHLEAQFQLSLWYYRRCMFHAAIEAAKKVLALDPANPWAYYRMARSYFHLGKLDLAIQSFGKVLEADPSHIIVHYHLGIIYERKRQWHDAIREFSLVVSENPEDASSHFHLGLAYKRLGMSDLSIGEFMAALNLDGEDSASLEQLHTLQG
- a CDS encoding type 1 glutamine amidotransferase, encoding MKPLLVFQHIGCETPGIFLDLLQAQQRPVETVRLYDGDRVPDDLLPFSGLLVMGGPMSVNDEADYPWLRTEDRLLKEAMELDFPTLGICLGSQLIAKAAGGTIRRGPRKEIGWYPVHLTMAARHDRLFGGFPESIEVFEWHGEYFDTPPGAVNLARSTLYECQAFSIGRHVYGLLFHLEVTASMVSEWVRTFTQELDGVKDYIRPGAILEQLPARIDELNRWARILFARFYENLR
- a CDS encoding type II toxin-antitoxin system VapC family toxin, with protein sequence MILVDTSVWVDHLARGRAQLVELLHEGHVVCHPFVIGELACGHLRNRREILGLLAALPQARVTEHDELLRFVDQHQLSGRGLGWVDVHLLGGAFLSSCRLWTQDKALHEAARALRIAADQYREH
- the ybeY gene encoding rRNA maturation RNase YbeY yields the protein MAIQVTNRQRKIKLDTRFLKKVGDTILMKAGANEAECGLLLVGDRAMTRLNRQYRGKAHSTDVLSFPMREGPFAALSPHLLGDVVISAETADRQAGAAGHTLQEELVALLIHGLLHLLGYDHQTPVEARRMKRLERRFGLPFVEAEGR